One window of the Thermasporomyces composti genome contains the following:
- a CDS encoding AroM family protein: MTIGQAPRVDLVPELLRWLPGVEVVERGALDGLGAEQIAELAPSSSDRPVLTTRLADGSSVVLDHDKVVTRLQEAVRAVEGLGVDATLVVCTGEFPALDHTRPLLLAQRLLNAGVRGLCDHDGVLGVVCPLPDQREMTAVRWSRVARSVEVAVASPYRDDAVEAVAAAARGLAARGARWIVLDCMGYTEAMRVAARQVCEVPVLLARSVVGRLAGEVVA, translated from the coding sequence GTGACGATCGGACAGGCTCCGCGGGTCGACCTCGTGCCCGAGCTGCTGCGCTGGCTTCCCGGCGTCGAGGTGGTGGAACGCGGCGCACTGGACGGGTTGGGCGCCGAGCAGATCGCCGAGCTGGCACCGAGCTCCTCCGACAGGCCCGTCTTGACCACCAGGTTGGCCGATGGCTCCTCGGTCGTCCTCGACCACGACAAGGTGGTCACCCGGTTACAGGAGGCGGTGCGGGCGGTGGAAGGGCTCGGCGTCGACGCGACGCTCGTGGTGTGCACCGGCGAGTTCCCGGCCTTGGACCACACACGGCCGCTGCTGCTCGCCCAGCGTCTGCTCAACGCCGGCGTACGTGGATTGTGCGACCACGACGGAGTCCTCGGTGTCGTGTGTCCACTCCCAGACCAGAGGGAGATGACCGCGGTGAGGTGGTCGCGCGTCGCCAGGAGCGTGGAGGTCGCTGTCGCCTCGCCCTACCGGGACGACGCGGTTGAGGCGGTGGCGGCCGCCGCCCGCGGCCTCGCCGCTCGAGGGGCCCGATGGATCGTCCTCGACTGCATGGGCTACACCGAGGCGATGCGCGTCGCGGCGCGCCAGGTGTGCGAGGTGCCCGTCCTGCTCGCGCGCTCCGTGGTGGGGCGGCTCGCCGGGGAAGTGGTCGCCTGA
- the pepE gene encoding dipeptidase PepE — MDLLLLSNSRNHGQELLAHARDEIDDFLGTVRRIVFVPYALADHDAYTASIASALEPIGVRVEGVHRFPDPGQAIREAEAVFVGGGNSFRLLKTLQSTGLVEAIGPRVRAGELRYLGSSAGTNMACPTLRTTNDMPIVQPTSFAAFGFVPFQINPHYLDPDPTSTHMGETREQRLIEFLEENDVPVLGIREGGWLRVHDGHARLGGANGARLFLRGERPRELAPDADVSFLLHAEPRYDVGPEQRS; from the coding sequence ATGGACCTCTTGTTGCTGTCGAACTCACGCAACCACGGCCAGGAGCTCCTCGCGCATGCGCGCGACGAGATCGACGACTTCCTCGGCACCGTCCGACGCATCGTCTTCGTCCCCTACGCGCTGGCCGACCACGACGCGTACACCGCCTCGATCGCCTCCGCACTGGAGCCGATCGGCGTCCGCGTCGAGGGCGTCCACCGCTTCCCCGATCCCGGTCAGGCGATCAGGGAGGCCGAAGCGGTGTTCGTCGGAGGTGGGAACTCCTTCCGCCTCCTCAAGACCTTGCAGAGCACTGGCCTGGTGGAAGCGATCGGTCCGCGGGTCCGCGCGGGCGAGCTGCGTTACCTCGGGTCGAGCGCCGGCACCAACATGGCGTGCCCGACGCTGCGGACCACCAATGACATGCCGATCGTGCAGCCCACCTCGTTCGCGGCGTTCGGCTTCGTGCCGTTCCAGATCAACCCGCACTACCTCGATCCCGACCCGACGAGCACGCACATGGGCGAGACGAGGGAGCAACGCCTCATCGAGTTCCTCGAGGAGAACGACGTCCCGGTGCTGGGCATTCGCGAGGGCGGATGGCTGCGAGTCCACGACGGCCACGCTCGGCTCGGCGGCGCCAACGGTGCCCGCCTGTTCCTTCGAGGCGAGCGACCCCGCGAACTGGCCCCCGACGCCGACGTCTCCTTCCTCCTGCACGCTGAGCCGCGCTACGACGTGGGACCTGAACAGCGTTCGTGA
- a CDS encoding DUF1177 domain-containing protein has translation MSWRHVIDVYDLLDDPRVNGDAVAAYLRGVGATDVEVRTVTGAKGSTDFVRVLVPGAAGRRSGGTAPTLCVVGRLGGLGARPEQIGFVSDGDGALVAVATAAKLASMRERGDVLTGDVLVATHICPNAPTRPHDPVPFMDSPVDIATMNAHEVDATADAVLSVDTTKGNLVCNEVGFAISPTVKEGWILRVSPDLLAVQQRVTGRLPVVLPLATQDITPYGNGVHHINSILQPATVTAAPVVGVAITTETAVAGSATGATDLRSVEAAVRFCIEVAKDFGRGACSFYDADEFARLVELYGPMTHLQAPAARRP, from the coding sequence ATGAGTTGGCGTCACGTCATCGACGTCTACGACCTGCTCGACGACCCGCGGGTGAACGGCGACGCCGTCGCCGCGTACCTTCGCGGCGTTGGGGCCACGGACGTGGAGGTGCGCACTGTCACGGGCGCGAAGGGCAGCACGGATTTCGTCCGTGTCCTCGTTCCCGGAGCCGCCGGTCGACGGTCGGGCGGAACAGCACCGACGCTTTGCGTCGTCGGCCGGTTGGGAGGCCTCGGTGCTCGGCCGGAGCAGATCGGCTTCGTCTCCGACGGGGACGGCGCCCTGGTCGCGGTCGCGACGGCGGCGAAGCTCGCGTCGATGCGCGAGCGGGGCGACGTCTTGACTGGGGACGTCCTGGTGGCGACGCACATCTGCCCCAACGCCCCGACCAGGCCGCACGACCCGGTGCCGTTCATGGACTCGCCGGTCGACATCGCCACCATGAACGCCCACGAGGTGGACGCGACGGCGGATGCCGTGCTCTCCGTGGACACCACGAAGGGCAACCTGGTCTGCAACGAGGTCGGCTTCGCGATCTCCCCGACCGTCAAGGAGGGGTGGATCCTGCGGGTGAGCCCCGACCTGCTCGCGGTGCAGCAGCGGGTGACCGGGCGCCTTCCCGTCGTCCTCCCGCTCGCCACCCAAGACATCACGCCCTACGGGAACGGCGTCCACCACATCAACTCGATCCTGCAGCCGGCCACGGTGACGGCGGCACCGGTGGTCGGCGTGGCGATCACGACCGAGACCGCGGTGGCCGGCTCCGCGACGGGTGCGACCGACCTGCGCAGTGTCGAGGCCGCGGTGCGGTTCTGCATCGAGGTGGCCAAGGACTTCGGCCGGGGTGCCTGCTCGTTCTACGACGCTGACGAGTTCGCCCGGCTGGTCGAGCTGTACGGGCCGATGACCCACCTTCAGGCGCCGGCCGCTCGCCGTCCCTAG
- a CDS encoding N-acetylglucosamine-6-phosphate deacetylase, producing the protein MSSAEISGRDPATGQPVTVRVDSGRIVDVRREPHASDDLNDPGPYLSPGLIDLQVNGFAGFDVNTTDATTLTHPAEDRQGGEPSVGSADPIVGLVRALFAVGVTTVVPTIVTASEEHIVACLRRVAKAREADPLTRHAIPFVHVEGPHLSDQDGPRGVHPREHIRPPDLAEFLRWQEACDGLVGMVTVSPHFEGSTGYIRELVARGVRVAIGHTHATPEQVRAAADAGATLSTHLGNGAHAVLPRHPNYVWAQLADDRLCAGFIADGHHLPADTLVAMLRAKGLRRSLLVSDATTLAGSPPGVYHTSVGGEVELSPDGRLSYRGTPFLAGAARPVTDGVAHVANLGPFSLAEALELATRSPGRFVGDRGVLEVGAPADLITFTWRPGDTTLTIDRVWVAGQEVVG; encoded by the coding sequence GTGAGCTCAGCTGAGATCAGCGGGCGGGATCCCGCGACGGGTCAGCCGGTGACGGTTCGCGTCGACTCCGGACGGATCGTCGACGTCCGGCGGGAACCCCATGCCAGCGATGACCTGAACGATCCAGGGCCGTACCTCAGTCCCGGCCTGATCGACCTCCAGGTCAACGGGTTCGCGGGGTTCGACGTCAACACCACCGACGCCACGACGTTGACGCACCCGGCCGAGGATCGCCAGGGCGGGGAGCCGAGCGTGGGCTCTGCGGATCCGATCGTGGGACTGGTGCGCGCGCTGTTCGCGGTCGGTGTCACCACGGTCGTGCCGACCATCGTCACAGCGTCGGAGGAGCACATCGTCGCTTGCCTGCGTCGGGTGGCGAAAGCCCGCGAGGCGGATCCCCTGACCCGTCACGCCATCCCCTTCGTCCACGTGGAGGGACCGCACCTGTCCGATCAGGACGGTCCGCGAGGCGTCCACCCGCGCGAGCACATCCGGCCGCCAGATCTCGCGGAGTTCCTGCGCTGGCAGGAGGCCTGTGACGGGCTCGTCGGCATGGTCACCGTCTCTCCGCACTTCGAGGGCAGCACGGGCTACATTCGCGAGCTCGTCGCACGGGGTGTCCGGGTCGCCATCGGCCACACGCATGCGACGCCGGAGCAGGTTCGTGCCGCCGCGGACGCCGGCGCCACCCTGTCCACCCACTTGGGCAACGGCGCCCACGCGGTGCTGCCGCGGCATCCCAACTACGTGTGGGCACAGCTCGCCGACGACCGGCTCTGCGCGGGGTTCATCGCCGACGGGCACCACCTGCCCGCCGACACGCTCGTGGCGATGCTTCGCGCGAAAGGGCTGCGGCGATCCCTCTTGGTCTCCGACGCCACGACGCTCGCCGGTTCGCCCCCTGGCGTCTACCACACCTCGGTGGGCGGCGAGGTGGAACTGTCGCCGGACGGTCGGCTCTCGTACCGGGGGACGCCGTTCCTGGCGGGTGCCGCTCGACCTGTCACCGACGGTGTCGCGCACGTCGCCAACCTCGGTCCGTTCTCGCTCGCGGAGGCACTCGAGCTCGCGACGCGCTCACCAGGTCGGTTCGTCGGAGATCGTGGGGTGTTGGAGGTCGGCGCCCCCGCCGACCTCATCACCTTCACCTGGCGTCCGGGTGACACGACTCTCACGATCGACCGCGTCTGGGTCGCGGGACAGGAGGTGGTCGGATGA
- a CDS encoding L-aspartate oxidase translates to MSGAAWEADADLVVVGTGVAGLTAALEAIRAGLRVLVVTKASAGEGSTRWAQGGVAVVLPDEHDDEDSVARHVDDTLVAGAGLCDPDAVATIIADGPAAFAALRAHGATFDTGPDGRLSRTREGGHSAYRVVHAGGDATGAEVARALIASADGHGLTLLEHHVAVRIERTPEGAVAGLLVLGPDGVPGLLRAPAVLLATGGVGQLYRTTTNPDVATGDGIALALWAGATVADLEFVQFHPTVLYTGPGASGRRPLVTEAVRGEGAVLVDATGRRVMDGVHPLGDLAPRDVVSAAISRRLVEAPGGVDDHVFLDATHLSAAAFRQRFPTVYAACVEAGIDPATQPIPVAPAAHFSCGGVVTTVDGRTDVPGLYAAGEVARTGLHGANRLASNSLLEGLVVGIRAARAVAADLARGLLGDPTRAVVEPLPTVPVVTDRAALQRAMSRYAGIGRDPEGLAAAAEVLDATSTVATVDERLAMENAALALTAQALLRAAREREETRGCHVRHDYPDRDDRWRHSIVFKLDDDGRVVPAHTLALGGVA, encoded by the coding sequence ATGAGCGGTGCGGCGTGGGAGGCCGACGCGGATCTGGTCGTGGTGGGGACGGGGGTCGCGGGCCTGACGGCCGCCCTCGAGGCCATCCGCGCTGGACTTCGGGTCCTCGTGGTCACCAAGGCGAGTGCAGGCGAAGGCAGTACCCGGTGGGCGCAGGGCGGAGTGGCGGTCGTCCTGCCCGACGAGCACGACGACGAAGACTCCGTGGCGCGCCACGTCGACGACACCCTGGTTGCCGGCGCGGGGCTGTGCGACCCCGACGCGGTCGCCACGATCATCGCCGACGGCCCGGCGGCGTTCGCCGCTCTGCGTGCGCACGGTGCCACCTTCGACACCGGTCCGGATGGGCGACTCTCCCGCACCCGAGAGGGAGGGCACTCGGCGTACCGTGTCGTCCACGCTGGAGGCGACGCCACGGGCGCGGAAGTGGCTCGCGCCCTCATCGCGAGCGCCGACGGGCATGGGCTGACGCTGCTCGAGCACCACGTCGCGGTCCGCATCGAGCGAACGCCCGAGGGCGCGGTCGCCGGCCTGCTGGTCCTCGGTCCGGACGGGGTACCCGGGTTGCTCCGCGCCCCCGCGGTCCTGTTGGCGACCGGCGGCGTGGGCCAGCTCTACCGCACGACCACCAACCCTGACGTCGCGACCGGTGACGGGATCGCGCTGGCGCTGTGGGCCGGTGCGACCGTCGCCGACCTGGAGTTCGTGCAGTTCCACCCCACGGTCCTCTACACCGGTCCAGGCGCCTCCGGTCGCCGTCCACTGGTGACGGAGGCGGTTCGTGGCGAGGGCGCGGTGCTCGTCGACGCGACCGGGAGACGGGTCATGGACGGGGTGCATCCGCTCGGCGACCTCGCCCCGCGCGACGTCGTCTCGGCGGCGATCTCGCGCCGCCTCGTCGAGGCGCCCGGTGGCGTCGACGATCACGTCTTCCTCGACGCCACGCACCTGTCGGCGGCGGCCTTCCGCCAGCGGTTCCCGACGGTGTACGCCGCGTGCGTGGAGGCGGGCATCGATCCCGCGACGCAGCCGATTCCCGTCGCGCCGGCGGCGCACTTCTCCTGTGGCGGCGTGGTCACGACTGTCGACGGGCGGACCGACGTGCCCGGCCTCTACGCCGCGGGTGAGGTCGCCCGCACCGGCTTGCATGGCGCCAACCGGCTGGCGTCCAACAGCCTCCTCGAGGGTCTGGTCGTCGGGATCCGCGCGGCCCGGGCGGTCGCCGCCGACCTGGCGCGCGGTCTCCTCGGCGACCCGACTCGGGCGGTTGTGGAGCCGCTGCCGACGGTGCCGGTCGTGACCGACCGGGCGGCGCTGCAGCGGGCGATGAGCCGGTACGCGGGGATCGGTCGGGATCCCGAGGGACTCGCCGCCGCGGCGGAGGTGCTCGACGCGACGAGTACCGTCGCGACCGTGGACGAGCGGCTCGCCATGGAGAACGCCGCCTTGGCGTTGACCGCTCAGGCCCTGCTCCGCGCCGCGCGTGAACGAGAGGAGACGCGTGGCTGCCACGTCCGGCACGACTACCCCGACCGGGACGACCGCTGGCGCCACAGCATCGTCTTCAAGCTTGACGACGACGGCCGCGTCGTCCCCGCGCACACCCTGGCCTTGGGAGGTGTGGCATGA
- the nadA gene encoding quinolinate synthase NadA: MTAATADRTDSTYDNVVPDRAWREEVRRLVRERDAILLAHNYQIPEIQDIADHTGDSLALSRIAAASDASTIVFCGVHFMAETAKILSPDKTVLIPDARAGCSLADSITAEQLRAWKAEHPGAVVVSYVNTTAEVKAETDICCTSSNAVDVINSIPADKEVLFCPDMFLGAHVRRETGRENIHVWAGECHVHAGIDGAELSRRAAANPDAELFIHPECGCATSALYLAGEGAVPSERVKILSTGGMLDAARTTRSRSVLVATEVGMLHQLRKAAPGVDFQPVNDRASCRFMKMITPGALLRCLREGVDEVHVDPVVAERARGAVQRMIEIGQPGSGE, encoded by the coding sequence ATGACCGCTGCCACAGCGGACCGCACGGACAGCACCTACGACAACGTGGTGCCCGACCGCGCATGGCGGGAGGAGGTCCGCCGGCTCGTCCGCGAGCGCGACGCCATTCTGCTGGCGCACAACTACCAGATTCCCGAGATCCAGGACATCGCCGACCACACAGGGGACTCTCTCGCCCTGAGCAGGATCGCTGCGGCCAGTGACGCGTCGACGATCGTCTTCTGCGGCGTGCACTTCATGGCCGAGACCGCCAAGATCCTCAGCCCGGACAAGACCGTGCTCATCCCGGACGCCCGGGCCGGCTGCTCGCTCGCCGACTCCATCACCGCCGAGCAGCTGCGGGCGTGGAAGGCCGAGCACCCCGGAGCTGTCGTCGTCTCCTACGTCAACACCACCGCGGAGGTCAAGGCGGAGACCGACATCTGCTGCACCTCGTCCAACGCCGTGGACGTCATCAACTCGATCCCCGCCGACAAAGAGGTGCTGTTCTGCCCGGACATGTTCCTGGGTGCCCACGTCCGGCGGGAGACGGGACGGGAGAACATCCACGTCTGGGCTGGCGAGTGCCACGTGCACGCCGGCATCGACGGCGCGGAGCTCAGCCGGCGAGCGGCCGCCAACCCCGACGCCGAGCTGTTCATCCACCCCGAGTGCGGCTGCGCGACGTCGGCCCTCTACCTCGCCGGGGAGGGGGCGGTCCCCAGTGAGCGCGTGAAGATCCTCTCGACCGGCGGCATGCTCGACGCGGCGCGCACGACCCGCTCCCGGTCGGTCCTCGTCGCCACCGAGGTGGGGATGCTGCACCAGCTCCGCAAGGCCGCGCCCGGCGTCGACTTCCAGCCGGTCAACGACCGGGCCTCGTGCCGGTTCATGAAGATGATCACGCCCGGCGCCTTGCTGCGGTGTCTGCGGGAGGGCGTCGACGAGGTCCACGTCGATCCCGTGGTGGCCGAGCGGGCGCGAGGCGCTGTCCAGCGGATGATCGAGATCGGCCAGCCCGGCAGTGGTGAATGA
- a CDS encoding glucosamine-6-phosphate deaminase has protein sequence MTQPTVRIFPDRASLGHAAATDIATEIRERLAAQDTVRMIFAAAPSQQETLDALVTEVGIAWERVIAFHMDDYIGLPDDHPQRFGNWLRRTLFDRLPFKDVHLMRTDGDVQQRAEEYAALLDEAPIDICCLGIGVNGHIAFNDPPVADFDDPLSVKVVELDEVCRQQQVDDGCFPTLEDVPRTALTLTVPRLLRAERLFCMVPGAAKATAVRRALRDPIGEECPATALRTHPACTIYLDQESARELS, from the coding sequence GTGACCCAACCGACAGTCCGCATCTTTCCCGACCGCGCGAGTCTCGGGCATGCCGCGGCGACCGACATCGCCACCGAGATTCGCGAGCGGCTGGCCGCCCAGGACACCGTCCGGATGATCTTCGCCGCCGCGCCGAGCCAGCAAGAGACCCTTGACGCTCTCGTCACCGAGGTGGGCATCGCGTGGGAGCGGGTCATCGCGTTCCACATGGACGACTACATCGGGCTCCCCGACGACCACCCGCAGCGCTTCGGCAACTGGCTGCGCAGAACCCTCTTCGACCGCCTGCCGTTCAAGGACGTCCACCTCATGCGCACCGACGGTGACGTCCAGCAGCGGGCCGAGGAGTATGCCGCGCTGCTCGACGAGGCGCCCATCGACATCTGCTGCCTCGGGATCGGGGTCAACGGCCACATCGCGTTCAACGATCCACCGGTCGCGGACTTCGACGACCCGTTGTCGGTGAAGGTGGTGGAGCTCGACGAGGTCTGTCGCCAGCAGCAGGTCGACGATGGCTGCTTCCCCACGCTGGAGGACGTCCCCCGGACCGCCCTCACCCTGACGGTGCCGCGGCTGCTGCGCGCCGAGCGGCTGTTCTGCATGGTTCCGGGCGCGGCGAAGGCGACCGCGGTCCGCCGCGCGCTACGTGACCCGATCGGTGAGGAGTGCCCCGCTACCGCCTTGCGCACCCACCCGGCCTGCACGATCTACCTCGACCAGGAGTCCGCGCGTGAGCTCAGCTGA
- a CDS encoding alkaline ceramidase, which produces MTADATIVRAGAAVVDITPPAGLAMSGYSARTSPATAAHDPLTARALVVNDTAIVAVDVCGLHEDTCERVRRNVVTAAPHLTSVVVTATHTHGGPAVVPGRLGGPVDPTYLARLESACVEAVLAADRSARRVTVWFGVGTDPGVARNRRRPDGPTDPTLPVLRFVDEAGQVVAVVTSYACHPVVLGPRTTVWTADYPGVVRRELERAVPGSVALFLTGCCGDANTGHSASASIVGTGGPSRTFPTCERLGRRIAQAALDADTRPVSGPTGGRHAGVELALGDGSCWRGRVSVLTWAGVRVVAFPGEPFAATSLAVRAALPGPALVLGYADGCPGYLPPREEYAHGGYEVEEAHLYYGMPAAFAPGCAEQLLDTALRLATTDSTVLA; this is translated from the coding sequence ATGACCGCGGACGCCACGATCGTCCGCGCCGGCGCCGCCGTCGTCGACATCACGCCCCCGGCGGGCCTGGCCATGTCGGGCTACTCCGCCCGCACGTCTCCCGCCACCGCCGCGCACGACCCGCTCACCGCACGGGCCCTCGTGGTGAACGACACCGCGATCGTGGCGGTCGACGTCTGCGGCCTCCACGAGGACACCTGTGAGCGCGTGCGTCGCAACGTCGTCACGGCGGCCCCCCACCTGACCTCCGTGGTCGTCACGGCGACGCACACCCACGGCGGTCCGGCCGTCGTGCCCGGTCGGCTCGGCGGACCTGTGGACCCGACGTACCTGGCCCGATTGGAGAGCGCGTGCGTCGAGGCCGTTCTCGCCGCCGACCGGTCCGCGCGTCGTGTCACGGTCTGGTTCGGCGTCGGAACCGACCCTGGCGTCGCTCGCAATCGGCGCCGCCCCGATGGCCCCACGGACCCGACGCTGCCCGTCCTCCGGTTCGTCGACGAGGCCGGCCAGGTCGTGGCGGTCGTGACGTCGTACGCCTGTCACCCGGTTGTCCTCGGTCCACGCACCACGGTCTGGACGGCCGACTATCCCGGGGTCGTGCGGCGGGAGCTGGAGCGGGCCGTCCCTGGCTCGGTCGCGCTCTTTCTCACCGGGTGCTGTGGCGACGCGAACACCGGGCACTCGGCTAGCGCCTCGATCGTCGGCACGGGAGGCCCATCCCGGACCTTTCCGACCTGCGAACGGCTGGGGCGGCGCATCGCGCAAGCCGCCCTTGACGCTGACACACGACCCGTGTCCGGACCGACCGGAGGCCGGCACGCCGGCGTCGAGCTCGCCCTCGGTGACGGCTCGTGCTGGCGCGGTCGGGTGAGCGTGCTGACCTGGGCCGGAGTCCGCGTCGTCGCGTTCCCCGGCGAGCCGTTCGCGGCGACGTCGCTCGCGGTGCGGGCCGCCCTTCCTGGTCCTGCGCTGGTCCTCGGCTACGCCGACGGGTGTCCCGGCTACCTGCCGCCACGGGAGGAGTACGCCCATGGCGGATACGAGGTGGAGGAGGCGCACCTGTACTACGGCATGCCGGCGGCGTTCGCCCCAGGTTGCGCCGAGCAGCTCCTCGACACCGCGCTCCGACTCGCGACGACCGACTCAACGGTCCTCGCGTAG
- a CDS encoding NUDIX hydrolase, producing MSSLEHEVLAAVLQVRSRSLQVLLWQRARDPHAGRWSLPGGKLRHDEDVETSVRRQLAEKVDVRQLSHVEQLAVFSAPDRVPGPRVIATAFLGLVPSDNDPEVPADTRWFCVDALPPTAFDHGAIVLRARDRLRSKLSYTNLGFALAPPTFTISELRDIYSAALGYRVSATNLQRVLSRRGQLEPTGETAVSGPSGGRPAALFRFTCRDMQVTDAFAVLRPPSLRK from the coding sequence GTGAGCTCGTTGGAACACGAGGTTCTGGCGGCTGTACTCCAGGTCCGGTCTCGGTCACTTCAGGTTCTGCTGTGGCAACGAGCCCGCGACCCCCATGCCGGGCGATGGTCACTGCCCGGTGGCAAGCTGCGCCACGACGAGGACGTCGAGACGTCGGTACGCCGCCAGCTCGCCGAGAAGGTGGACGTCCGGCAGCTCTCCCACGTCGAGCAGTTGGCGGTCTTCAGCGCACCGGACCGAGTACCGGGGCCGCGCGTCATCGCGACCGCCTTCCTCGGTCTGGTGCCCAGCGACAACGACCCCGAGGTGCCGGCCGACACGCGCTGGTTCTGCGTCGACGCCCTCCCGCCCACCGCGTTCGACCATGGGGCGATCGTGCTCAGGGCGCGGGACCGGCTGCGATCCAAGCTCTCCTACACCAACCTCGGCTTCGCGCTCGCGCCGCCGACGTTCACCATCTCCGAGCTCCGTGACATCTACTCCGCGGCCTTGGGCTACCGCGTCTCGGCCACGAACCTCCAGCGGGTCCTGAGCCGGCGCGGACAACTGGAGCCGACCGGCGAGACCGCGGTGTCCGGACCGAGCGGCGGACGGCCCGCGGCGTTGTTCCGCTTCACCTGTCGCGACATGCAGGTCACCGACGCGTTCGCGGTCCTGCGACCGCCGTCCCTCCGCAAGTGA
- the nadC gene encoding carboxylating nicotinate-nucleotide diphosphorylase produces MTQVGSGQLPEVAAELSSATRAALARAGLDPEDVARVVRTALTEDLRYGPDATTVATVPEGLSATAEITPRKPGVLAGGVLADVVFDLVAPGRIEIVEREPDGSRLEPGQPALLVRGEVRDLLTAERTVLNLLCHLSGVATVTAAWVRAVEGTGCAIRDTRKTLPGLRSLQKYAVRCGGGVNHRLGLGDAVLIKDNHVVAAGSVAAALAAVRAHAPHLPCEVEVTTLEELDAVLDAGAELVLLDNFTPAQCAEAVRRVRAAGTGTKLEASGGLTLEVARQYAETGVDYLAVGALTHSAPALDLGLDLREDR; encoded by the coding sequence ATGACGCAGGTGGGCTCCGGTCAGCTGCCGGAGGTGGCGGCTGAGCTGTCCTCGGCGACCCGTGCCGCTCTGGCGCGGGCTGGACTCGACCCCGAGGACGTCGCGCGGGTCGTGCGGACCGCGCTCACAGAAGACCTCCGCTACGGCCCGGACGCCACCACGGTGGCGACCGTTCCCGAAGGGCTGAGCGCGACCGCCGAGATCACGCCGCGAAAGCCTGGCGTCTTGGCGGGTGGCGTGCTCGCTGACGTGGTCTTCGACCTCGTGGCGCCCGGAAGGATCGAGATCGTCGAGCGTGAGCCTGACGGGAGTCGGCTGGAACCCGGTCAACCCGCGCTGCTGGTTCGCGGCGAGGTCCGTGACCTGCTCACCGCCGAACGGACCGTGCTGAACCTGCTGTGTCATCTCTCCGGCGTGGCCACCGTCACCGCCGCGTGGGTGCGGGCGGTCGAGGGCACCGGCTGCGCCATCCGCGACACCCGGAAGACCCTGCCCGGGCTGCGCTCGCTGCAGAAGTACGCCGTTCGCTGCGGGGGAGGCGTCAACCACCGGTTGGGGCTGGGCGACGCGGTCCTGATCAAGGACAACCACGTCGTCGCGGCGGGATCCGTGGCGGCGGCGCTGGCGGCCGTCCGCGCCCACGCCCCCCACCTCCCGTGTGAGGTGGAGGTCACGACGCTGGAGGAGTTGGACGCCGTCCTCGACGCCGGGGCCGAGCTCGTCCTCCTCGACAACTTCACCCCCGCGCAGTGCGCGGAGGCCGTGCGGCGGGTCCGCGCCGCGGGAACCGGCACCAAGCTGGAGGCCTCCGGTGGGCTGACGCTGGAGGTGGCCCGCCAGTACGCCGAGACCGGCGTCGACTACCTCGCGGTCGGGGCGCTCACGCACTCGGCGCCGGCCCTCGATCTGGGCCTCGACCTACGCGAGGACCGTTGA